In the Gossypium raimondii isolate GPD5lz chromosome 9, ASM2569854v1, whole genome shotgun sequence genome, one interval contains:
- the LOC105797966 gene encoding protein PLANT CADMIUM RESISTANCE 6, which translates to MAQIEMDTHNLEFHGAEAEYVPNRVQANHPYGLPTPSAPPTIEAAWLPTPQAPHSNEPNAIYHHHHQGAIYQQPPPPAPSYPQDIGQRPFASTYASHSQHFQQAAYQVPPGYIVMAPYVHSTYQQHVEGWKTGLFDCMDDPINALITVCFPCVTFGQVAEIVDEGRTSCASSGLLYGVIALLIGIPCILSCGYRTKLRSKFQLSESPAPDWVVHCFCDCCALCQEYRELHQRGWDPSAGWHGNLARRQNMQQQQQYVMMAPINQTMMG; encoded by the exons ATGGCTCAAATAGAAATGGATACTCATAATTTGGAATTTCATGGAGCTGAAGCAGAATATGTTCCAAATCGAGTTCAAGCGAATCACCCATATGGGCTTCCAACACCGTCCGCTCCACCCACGATAGAGGCAGCGTGGTTGCCGACGCCCCAAGCCCCTCACTCAAATGAGCCGAATGCGAtctaccaccaccaccaccaaggAGCAATATATCAGCAACCTCCTCCTCCGGCGCCAAGTTATCCTCAAGATATAGGGCAAAGGCCTTTTGCTTCAACTTACGCATCACATTCGCAACACTTTCAGCAAGCTGCTTACCAGGTTCCTCCAGGGTATATTGTTATGGCACCATACGTTCATTCTACTTACCAGCAGCATGTTGAGGGCTGGAAAACTGGCCTCTTCGATTGCATGGATGACCCAATCaatg CTCTGATTACAGTTTGCTTCCCATGCGTGACGTTCGGGCAGGTCGCAGAGATTGTGGACGAGGGTCGTACCT CATGTGCAAGCAGTGGATTGCTTTACGGTGTGATAGCATTGTTGATAGGGATTCCCTGCATATTGTCGTGCGGATACCGCACCAAACTTAGGAGCAAGTTTCAGCTATCCGAGTCTCCAGCCCCGGACTGGGTTGTGCATTGTTTTTGCGACTGTTGCGCTCTTTGTCAAGAATATAGAGAACTTCATCAACGAGGCTGGGATCCATCTGCAG GGTGGCATGGAAACCTAGCAAGGAGACAAAACATGCAGCAGCAACAGCAATATGTGATGATGGCACCAATAAACCAAACAATGATGGGTTGA